The window CGCTGCACCTGGTGCGACACACCCTACGCATCCTGGAACCCCGAGGGCTCCCAGTACACGGTCGACCGGCTGGTTCGGGCGGTTGAATCCCATCCTGCCGCCAGGCATGTGGTCATCACCGGCGGAGAACCCATGATCGCCCAAGGAATTCACGAGCTTGCCGGTGAACTGAGGCAGCGGCGTTATCACATCACGATTGAGACTGCGGCAACCCTTGCTCCGGACGGCATCGCGTGCGACCTCGCCTCGATGTCACCCAAGCTTGTCAATTCTGCGCCCGACGCAACACGGCACCCCGCCTGGCGCAGGCGTCACGAGGCCACGCGATGGCAGCCCGATGTCATCCGCGCCTGGCTGGCGGCGGGGTGCGACTACCAGTTCAAATTTGTCATCTCGTCACCCGGGGATGTCGATGAGATGGAAGGCATGATCCGGTCGCTGGGAATCGAAATTCCCCGCCACAGGATCCTGCTCATGCCTGAGGCGAAGTCGCTCGAAACCATGCGGGAGCGCGCTGCCTGGCTCGCTGAGATTTGCAAGACCAGGGGCTATCGCTACGCGCACCGGCTCCATATTGAACTGTACGGAAACCGGCGCGGGACCTGAACTGGCGCCTGTTTGCCCGATTCAAGGAGAGAACTCAGCCAAACGCACGGATGCGGCGGGCAACGTCCTCTTTCAGGCGCTCGACATGCGCGAGGGTGAAGTTCTCGAGCGACAGCCTGTCGTCCTTCATCAGAGGCGTGAGGTCCATGGCCCACGTGATGCCGCTCATCCTGTCGGTCGCATGCGATGTGTGAAAAGTCGCATTGGCCGAGCGGCGCCCCAGCGTGGCCAGATCGTAGCGTTTTCCACCGGTGACCTGCGAATCGAACACCTTCAGGATTTCCGCCGCCAGCTCCGGGTGGCCGCCTGAGTTGAGGGCGACCTTTTCCGTGTCGACCAGCCAGTCCAGATCCCGCCACACCTCGCATCCCAGCACACGCGCGGGTCTGCGATCCACCGGCAGGGAACGCAGGGCTTCAATGCAGCGGCCCAGCAGGGCGACGTGCGTGTCGTGCTTGTCGGCAGGTTGATGCAGATAGACCACCTCGGGCCGGCATCCGGAAAAAATCTGGACAAGGTCGGCGACGACCGCCGGGTGCCCGCGGGTCTTCACATCGGCACTGGGATGGCCCAGTTGGATCTGAATCGCATAACGTCCCATGTCCGCCGCCCGCCGCTGCTCGGCCCGGCGCACCTGCTGCATCTCGCCGTCGGTCATCTTCGCGTAGACTCCGGTGCGCGGGGATCCGGCTCCATTGGTGACCACCACGCCGCCGAACGCCTTCCCGGGATGATCGAGGCAATGTGTGATGCCTTCATACGCCATGATCTCAATGTCATCCTGATGCGCCGCCACACACAGGTGGGTGACACGAGCGAGCGCGTCAGACGGTTTCGCCGCAGCGGTCGAGGGCGGCAGATGGATGTCGGCGTCAGAGCGGGAGAATTTCATGGGAAGGCGTCATCCAAGAAAACACGCGCGGGCGCTTTGGCCACAGCGGAAAACGCCGGTCCCTTTCATTCTTTACTATCCGACGCGGAATACTGCTTTCCGTTTGACCCGTGCTGAGCATCAGGATTGTCTTCCTCCCTTCAGTCTGCGAAATCGCAAGCCTGACGCGCACTTGCCAAGACGCTGCAGGGCGTCGGTTGGTTTTTGCGCATGAGCAGTCAACAATCTCACTTTCCATGAGCAACAAGCCCTATCGTCCCAGCACACTGGCATTGCACGCAGGCCAGTCTCCCGACCCCACCACCGGCTCGCGGGCCGTTCCGATCTACCAGACGACGTCGTTCGTTTTCAAGAGCGCCGAACACGCCGCCAATCTCTTCGCACTGAAGGAATTTGGAAACATCTACACGCGGATAATGAATCCGACAACGGATGTGCTCGAACAGCGGATTGCCGCGATCGAAAAGGGGGTCGGAGCCCTTGCCGTTGCATCGGGCCAGACCGCCACCACCTTCGCGTTGCTCAACATCACCCAGGTGGGCGACGAAATTGTCGCGGCGAACAATCTCTACGGCGGCACCTATCAGCTTCTTCACTACACCATGAAGAAGCTCGGCCGGACGGTGAAGTTCGTCGATTCGGGCAGCCTGCAGGCGTTCCGCGCCGCGATCACCCCGAAAACCCGCGCCATATTCGCGGAGACGATCGGCAATCCGAAGCTCGACGTCCCGGATTTCGAAAGTCTCGCGAGGATTGCGCGCGACGCGGGCGTTCCACTCGTGGTCGACAACACCATTGGGGTTGGCCTTGTGCAGCCGCTGGAGCTGGGCGCCGACATCATCGTGAGTTCGGCGACCAAGTACATCGGCGGACATGGCACGA of the Opitutaceae bacterium genome contains:
- a CDS encoding PIG-L family deacetylase; translation: MKFSRSDADIHLPPSTAAAKPSDALARVTHLCVAAHQDDIEIMAYEGITHCLDHPGKAFGGVVVTNGAGSPRTGVYAKMTDGEMQQVRRAEQRRAADMGRYAIQIQLGHPSADVKTRGHPAVVADLVQIFSGCRPEVVYLHQPADKHDTHVALLGRCIEALRSLPVDRRPARVLGCEVWRDLDWLVDTEKVALNSGGHPELAAEILKVFDSQVTGGKRYDLATLGRRSANATFHTSHATDRMSGITWAMDLTPLMKDDRLSLENFTLAHVERLKEDVARRIRAFG
- a CDS encoding 7-carboxy-7-deazaguanine synthase QueE, which gives rise to MLIAEVFYSIQGEGELTGVPSVFIRTSGCNLRCTWCDTPYASWNPEGSQYTVDRLVRAVESHPAARHVVITGGEPMIAQGIHELAGELRQRRYHITIETAATLAPDGIACDLASMSPKLVNSAPDATRHPAWRRRHEATRWQPDVIRAWLAAGCDYQFKFVISSPGDVDEMEGMIRSLGIEIPRHRILLMPEAKSLETMRERAAWLAEICKTRGYRYAHRLHIELYGNRRGT